From the Halalkalicoccus sp. CGA53 genome, one window contains:
- a CDS encoding glycosyltransferase family 4 protein — translation MKGSNTGGETSGRLDVGFVPVECPGANGTGAVHTSTLLIEHLSWHHDLTVYVTTQWEAERPLPAEDRVEYVINDGLSYLPNPLSEKVDALRTETENLERHDMVHSYSSAFISVLADLDVPTLSTLNSYLPVCPKADMLYRGEEKCSGPRRAKCLRCIAATAAGRWQGVDSELRSGFVSMGSIPFVERSMAAASGVDAYHALSPHLVRDYGNLGFPEDRITVIPHFYDERFFSPVCEYTNPVYREAPISLLTVGALSDIKDADTVIEALAEIRARGHDVELRVAGKGGREESLRSLADDLEVADAIEWLGYVDHARLPDVYDAADVFVYSGILDEPFGRVMLEALASHTPILTSDVGSMREIVGPAGEVYDPGDPVGLADAFETLMTEYVAHQRSIPDHVRGFSPDEVIDSYLTLYDEVASLRTAVSP, via the coding sequence ATGAAGGGATCGAACACAGGGGGAGAGACGAGCGGACGTCTCGACGTGGGGTTCGTCCCCGTCGAGTGTCCGGGGGCGAACGGGACGGGTGCGGTCCACACCTCGACACTGCTGATCGAACACCTCTCGTGGCACCACGACCTGACCGTCTACGTGACCACGCAGTGGGAGGCAGAGCGACCGCTCCCGGCCGAGGACCGCGTCGAGTACGTGATCAACGACGGCCTCTCGTACCTGCCGAACCCGCTCTCGGAGAAGGTGGACGCGCTCCGAACCGAGACCGAGAACCTCGAACGTCACGACATGGTCCACTCGTACTCCTCGGCGTTCATCTCGGTGCTCGCCGACCTGGACGTGCCGACGCTCTCGACGCTCAACTCCTACCTGCCGGTCTGTCCGAAGGCGGACATGCTCTATCGGGGCGAGGAGAAGTGTTCGGGGCCGAGACGCGCGAAGTGTCTCCGATGTATCGCGGCGACCGCCGCCGGTCGGTGGCAGGGCGTCGACTCGGAGCTCCGGTCGGGCTTCGTCTCGATGGGCTCGATCCCGTTCGTCGAGCGGTCGATGGCGGCCGCTTCGGGGGTCGACGCCTACCACGCGCTCAGCCCCCATCTCGTCCGCGACTACGGGAACCTCGGGTTTCCCGAGGACCGGATCACGGTGATCCCCCACTTCTACGACGAGCGCTTCTTCTCGCCGGTCTGTGAGTACACGAACCCGGTCTACCGCGAGGCGCCGATCAGCCTCCTCACCGTCGGAGCGCTCTCCGATATCAAGGACGCCGACACCGTGATCGAGGCGCTGGCGGAGATCAGGGCGCGCGGTCACGACGTCGAACTCCGGGTCGCGGGGAAGGGTGGACGCGAGGAGTCGCTCCGATCGCTCGCCGACGACCTGGAGGTGGCCGACGCGATCGAGTGGCTCGGCTACGTCGACCACGCACGGCTCCCTGACGTCTACGACGCGGCCGACGTCTTCGTCTACTCGGGGATCCTCGACGAGCCGTTCGGCCGGGTGATGCTCGAGGCGCTCGCGAGCCACACGCCGATCCTCACCTCGGACGTGGGGAGCATGCGCGAGATCGTCGGCCCGGCCGGCGAGGTGTACGACCCCGGCGATCCGGTGGGGCTCGCCGACGCGTTCGAGACACTGATGACCGAGTACGTCGCTCACCAGCGCTCGATCCCCGACCACGTCCGCGGGTTCTCCCCGGACGAGGTGATCGACTCGTATCTCACCCTCTACGACGAGGTCGCATCGCTCAGAACCGCCGTCTCGCCGTAG
- a CDS encoding hybrid sensor histidine kinase/response regulator — MSDTQSDAKTLSILLVEDNPGDARLIEEMLAEATDRADGTGYPVTEGPTTVDLVHETTLADARGRLEVFDADVVLLDLRLPDSTDMETIESILADVAETPVIVLTGMPESSLGVDAIARGAQDYLVKDDLIGGGTSAEMLLRSIWYAIERKRTEQELRQRTRELAILNQLTRHDIRNDITLVVGRARELGEHVEPRGEALLEEIVQSSNHILQLTRTVGDVVESVVGEERELSTVDLGTIVETEVKKAEQLYDGVEISVTTDLPESEVRANELLSSVFGNLLSNAVFYNDKETPVIEIGVEEDEEQVTVRVADNGPGIPAHRRDRIFEEGEQGAESTGMGIGLSLVDRLVTRYGGEIWIEANEPEGSVFCVSLRRASPRADRPSR; from the coding sequence ATGAGCGATACCCAGTCCGACGCGAAGACGCTGTCGATCCTCCTCGTCGAGGACAACCCGGGCGACGCGCGCCTGATCGAGGAGATGCTCGCGGAGGCGACCGACCGGGCGGACGGCACCGGCTACCCGGTCACCGAGGGACCGACCACGGTCGATCTGGTCCACGAGACGACGCTGGCCGACGCACGCGGCCGTCTCGAGGTGTTCGACGCGGACGTCGTCCTCCTCGACCTCCGCCTGCCCGACAGCACCGACATGGAGACGATCGAATCGATTCTCGCGGACGTCGCGGAGACGCCCGTGATCGTCCTGACCGGGATGCCCGAGAGCAGTCTCGGCGTCGACGCGATCGCCCGCGGCGCACAGGACTATCTCGTGAAGGACGACCTGATCGGCGGCGGCACCTCCGCCGAGATGCTGTTGCGGTCGATCTGGTACGCGATCGAGCGCAAACGCACGGAGCAGGAGCTTCGCCAGCGCACGCGGGAGCTCGCGATCCTGAACCAGCTCACCCGACACGACATCAGAAACGACATCACGCTCGTCGTCGGCCGGGCACGCGAACTCGGCGAGCACGTCGAGCCGCGAGGCGAGGCGCTCTTAGAGGAGATCGTCCAGTCGAGCAACCACATCCTCCAGCTGACCCGGACCGTCGGCGACGTCGTCGAGTCGGTCGTCGGCGAGGAGCGCGAGCTCTCGACGGTCGACCTGGGGACGATCGTGGAGACCGAGGTGAAGAAGGCAGAACAGCTCTACGACGGCGTCGAGATCTCCGTCACGACCGACCTCCCGGAGAGCGAGGTGCGAGCGAACGAGCTGCTCTCGTCGGTGTTCGGGAACCTGCTCTCGAACGCGGTCTTCTACAACGACAAGGAGACGCCCGTGATCGAGATCGGCGTCGAGGAGGACGAGGAGCAGGTCACGGTCCGGGTCGCGGACAACGGACCCGGGATCCCCGCACACAGACGCGATCGGATCTTCGAAGAGGGAGAGCAGGGTGCCGAGAGCACGGGGATGGGCATCGGCCTCTCGCTGGTCGACCGTCTCGTCACCCGGTACGGGGGCGAGATCTGGATCGAGGCGAACGAGCCGGAGGGGTCGGTCTTCTGCGTCTCCCTCCGCAGGGCGTCGCCGCGCGCGGACCGCCCCTCCCGATAG
- a CDS encoding winged helix-turn-helix transcriptional regulator: MTSDPDRARRVVETVDLISKKWHPVIIQRLMTEGPQGFNALKGSIDGISAKVLTDSLEDLTENGLAERTVISESPLRVEYALTDHGRALQTAMEALAEWGEEYLDPDPEPTVLVVDDDPRLASMHAGWLDDEFDVDRAYDGEEAFKRLSEEIDVLLIDRRMPGMGGEEVVERIDEWDLDCRVVMLSAVEPDFDIIGMGIDAYLVKPVVKEELVEAITEVLGRTAHEAEVQEYLALSAKRALLRARKGESELAASEEYARLEDRIDDLEGSISDPGDEAADDDRIRTVVGEEQ, translated from the coding sequence GTGACCAGCGATCCCGACCGAGCACGGCGCGTCGTCGAGACCGTCGACCTCATCTCGAAGAAGTGGCATCCGGTGATAATCCAGCGCCTCATGACGGAGGGACCACAGGGGTTCAACGCGCTGAAGGGGTCGATCGACGGTATCTCGGCGAAGGTGTTAACCGACAGCCTAGAGGACCTGACCGAGAACGGCCTCGCCGAGCGGACGGTGATCAGCGAGTCGCCGCTGCGCGTCGAGTACGCGCTGACCGACCACGGCCGCGCGCTCCAGACGGCGATGGAGGCGCTGGCCGAGTGGGGCGAGGAGTACCTCGATCCCGACCCGGAACCGACCGTCCTCGTCGTCGACGACGACCCGCGTCTCGCCTCGATGCACGCCGGCTGGCTCGACGACGAGTTCGACGTCGACCGGGCCTACGACGGGGAGGAGGCGTTCAAACGGCTCTCCGAGGAGATCGACGTCCTCCTGATCGACCGTCGGATGCCGGGGATGGGCGGCGAGGAGGTCGTCGAACGGATCGACGAGTGGGATCTCGACTGCCGGGTGGTGATGCTCTCGGCGGTCGAGCCCGACTTCGACATCATCGGGATGGGGATCGACGCCTACCTCGTCAAGCCGGTGGTGAAAGAGGAGTTGGTCGAGGCGATCACCGAAGTGCTGGGGCGCACCGCCCACGAGGCGGAGGTCCAGGAGTACCTCGCGCTCTCGGCGAAGCGAGCGTTGCTCCGCGCACGAAAAGGGGAGTCGGAGCTCGCCGCCAGCGAGGAGTACGCGCGACTCGAAGACCGGATCGACGACCTCGAGGGGTCGATCTCGGACCCGGGCGACGAGGCGGCCGACGACGATCGGATCAGGACCGTCGTGGGGGAGGAGCAGTGA
- a CDS encoding polysaccharide deacetylase family protein, whose product MYAQRRGANSTRRTFLKATGAGAAAVGASALLPATAMADDDDDEDYDGLLVFVYDDSPAEDYSKTYRVHREYDVPGCVAALPGLMEGGTSDWLLPGHMQAMHQDGWEFMSHTLIHRDLGEVPVLESVEAGETEIPVRSNLAGRFEGDPIVFIDGDNEVEATVAGRRDGGGEDEEDDGYDDLEDEEEADETRYLILEEGLEEDISSDAVVRYTDEFTEQILSESQEMLEGWLEDQGGVVNGYVHTYDRTEGVQNFVPQFYDSNPNARPGRGGLNPEHEPDPLSLHRAYFETDYMEDDELLDFLDSVAGEPDFGILAGHSHFSTLPEERIQFAIEAALERNIKIVTMQEAMHRLGVWEVQDEQIRASMEDDGDDGTPDGDDGDANGDDDVGAAGADDDDGDDTGDVDEGGESLGLLDRILAFLRSLFGR is encoded by the coding sequence ATGTACGCTCAGCGAAGAGGTGCGAACTCGACCCGCCGTACCTTCCTGAAGGCGACCGGCGCCGGTGCGGCCGCGGTCGGTGCCTCGGCCCTCCTCCCGGCGACGGCGATGGCCGACGACGACGATGACGAGGACTACGACGGGCTGCTGGTGTTCGTCTACGACGACAGCCCCGCGGAGGACTACTCGAAGACCTACCGCGTCCACCGCGAGTACGACGTTCCTGGCTGTGTCGCCGCCCTCCCCGGCCTGATGGAGGGGGGGACGAGCGACTGGCTGCTCCCCGGTCACATGCAGGCGATGCACCAGGACGGCTGGGAGTTCATGTCCCACACGCTCATCCACCGTGACCTCGGAGAGGTACCGGTCCTCGAGAGCGTCGAGGCGGGTGAGACCGAGATCCCGGTCCGTTCGAACCTCGCGGGCCGGTTCGAGGGCGATCCGATCGTCTTCATCGACGGGGACAACGAGGTCGAGGCGACCGTCGCCGGACGGCGGGACGGCGGAGGGGAGGACGAGGAAGACGACGGCTACGACGATCTCGAGGACGAGGAGGAGGCGGACGAAACCCGCTATCTGATCCTCGAGGAGGGTCTCGAAGAGGACATCAGCTCCGACGCCGTCGTCAGGTACACCGACGAGTTCACCGAACAGATCCTCTCGGAGTCCCAGGAGATGCTCGAGGGCTGGCTCGAGGACCAGGGCGGCGTGGTCAACGGCTACGTCCACACCTACGACCGGACCGAGGGCGTCCAGAACTTCGTCCCCCAGTTCTACGACTCGAACCCGAACGCCCGACCCGGCCGCGGTGGCCTCAATCCCGAACACGAGCCGGACCCGCTCTCGCTGCACCGCGCGTATTTCGAGACCGATTACATGGAGGACGACGAACTCCTCGACTTCCTCGACAGCGTCGCCGGAGAGCCCGACTTCGGCATCCTCGCCGGACACAGCCACTTCAGCACGTTGCCCGAGGAACGGATCCAGTTCGCGATCGAGGCGGCGCTCGAACGGAACATCAAGATCGTGACGATGCAGGAGGCGATGCACCGTCTCGGCGTCTGGGAGGTCCAGGACGAGCAGATCCGTGCGAGCATGGAAGACGACGGGGACGACGGAACGCCCGACGGCGACGACGGCGACGCGAACGGTGACGACGACGTCGGTGCCGCCGGGGCCGACGACGACGACGGGGACGACACCGGGGACGTGGACGAGGGTGGGGAGTCACTCGGGCTCCTCGACCGGATCCTGGCGTTCCTCCGGTCGCTGTTCGGCCGCTGA